One Chitinophagaceae bacterium C216 genomic window carries:
- the mltG gene encoding Endolytic murein transglycosylase, with product MPELERQLVDEGVLKSILWFNLAKKLLPFEKVKPGKYKISEGMSVVNLLRMLRNGRQQPVNFVVTKIRTKEQLAARMGKQFEFDSLAAIQFLSSNDSLKDYNLDSNTVMAAVLPLTYENRWNTTPRAVFEKFYNAYKIFWNDTRKQKAQEKGLSITEVITLASIVDEETNAEKEKGLIASVYLNRLAKGMKLQADPTVKFALKNFGIKRVLLKHLTADSPYNTYKNKGLPPGPICTPQESTIDSVLNAPKTDYIYFVASPAFDGTHVFATNYNDHMNYAKAYQQALNERFGKPSTTSENK from the coding sequence ATGCCCGAACTAGAGCGCCAGCTTGTAGACGAAGGCGTGTTGAAAAGTATACTATGGTTTAACCTTGCCAAAAAACTACTTCCCTTCGAAAAAGTAAAGCCTGGTAAATATAAAATTAGCGAAGGGATGAGTGTGGTAAACTTATTACGGATGCTACGCAATGGCCGCCAGCAGCCCGTAAACTTTGTAGTAACTAAAATTCGCACCAAAGAACAACTGGCAGCTCGGATGGGCAAACAGTTCGAATTTGATTCGCTTGCTGCGATTCAGTTCTTAAGTAGCAATGATTCGCTCAAAGACTATAATCTAGATAGTAATACAGTAATGGCGGCTGTATTACCGCTCACCTACGAAAATAGGTGGAATACCACACCCCGTGCAGTTTTTGAGAAGTTTTATAACGCTTATAAGATATTCTGGAACGATACCCGCAAGCAAAAAGCACAGGAAAAAGGCTTGTCGATAACAGAAGTCATTACCTTGGCATCCATCGTTGATGAGGAAACCAATGCAGAAAAAGAAAAGGGACTAATTGCAAGTGTCTATCTCAATCGTCTGGCAAAAGGGATGAAGCTGCAGGCAGACCCTACTGTAAAGTTTGCCTTAAAAAACTTTGGCATAAAACGGGTATTATTAAAACATCTCACAGCAGACTCTCCCTACAACACTTATAAAAATAAAGGTCTGCCGCCGGGTCCTATATGCACCCCGCAGGAATCTACTATAGATTCAGTTTTAAATGCACCGAAAACTGATTATATTTATTTTGTAGCGAGTCCTGCCTTTGACGGCACCCATGTTTTTGCAACAAACTATAACGATCATATGAATTACGCAAAAGCATATCAGCAGGCACTGAACGAGCGTTTTGGCAAACCATCAACCACTTCAGAAAATAAGTGA